A stretch of DNA from Planococcus antarcticus DSM 14505:
CGACAATTTGATTTCCTGCTCCAATTTCATAAAGAATTTCGGTATTGCTTGGGATTAACGACACGACAGTTGCTGGAACTTCTTCAAATGTCAGTTCCTTGTCCAAGTCATCAGTTACTGAATAACTTGACTGCTCTTCGGATTCAGTTGCTATTTCAGGAGATTCTGTTTCAGTAGTATTGGATTGGCATGCTCCTAGAGCTAAAGCCACTGCTCCGATGGATACGTACTTGAATAGGGTTGTTTTCATTAGTTGTTAGCCACTTCTTTCTTTTTGGGTTTTGTTGGATAAGATTTGCTGACAAACGGGATTTCTTGCACGTCATGATGCTGATTGACATAAACAGCCATCGTAAATAGGACATTCGCTAAAAGATTGGCATAATCAAAGAGGATTTCAGGCACTTCACGTTCCAAACTCACTTTATGTAAGGCACGTACTGATTTTTTTGCCTCGCTGCGGCATACGTGTAACACACAGGCAGCTTGAGTTCCTTGCGGCAAAACAAAATTGCCGATTTTGTCCCTTGTGAAGTTTACATAATAATCATACATGTCACTTAGCTCGATCAGATCTTCCTCATGAACGGCTATTTTACCGCGAACAGAGCCGTTTAAATGATAAGCCATAGGTTGTAGAATCCGCAGATCTCGTTGTACAGCTTCTACATCTTGGGTCAATGACAAGGCTTCTCCGATTCGGGTGGTTAACGAATCAGTCCTAATTTCAAAATCCACAGTGGCTGCGGATTCCCGCATAAATGGATAGCAAAGATAACGCATGTCTTTTTTCATCAATTTCACCTCACTCTGGTTTGGTTTGGTGAAAATCACTGCATTGAACGCTCTCGTAAAACAACAAAAAGCCGCCCTCAAAAAAGGGCGGCGGCATAGCTATTCAGAGACATACTTCAGTAGTCAAAAATAGACATTTTGCCGTATGATTCCCTTATCTTCCGAAGAGTAAAAATACGTTCAAAAAAAGGTAGGTCTCCTGGCTTGTGCATCGATTTACTCTAAGAACCTTCCCGTCTAGATGATTTAAATCATCTAGACAGTGGCATTTTCTTATTTCATACGCACTTACAGTTGCGGAAACAGCACCGGAATTTAACCGGGTTCCCTGTTATGCTGACAAATCAGCACCTTTTTTCTGCATGATTATTCACTTAATCCAAGTGTAGCATATTCTTTACGAGAAAAGACGTACTTAAAAAACGATTATTCTTGATTTGTCAGCAGTTTCACTTTTCTTGGTTCAGCAAAAACGATTCGTTTATGCCAACGTAAATAAGGAGCATGCTCTGGTGATACGGGTATTTTCACACCTTTTTTCAATCGGTAGATCGAGTAATCCTCTTCTGGAATTTGACTCGAGACATGGAGACGTCCTCCCCCGGTAAAAGCGATGAACCCGGCTGAATATAAAGCGGAATGGTTGGCACAAAGTAAGACGCCATTAAAAGGATCTAGCCGATCTTCAGCTGAGCTGTCTTTCCAAGGCTTCGCGTGAGTCGCTTTCAACACATCGACAATGGCAATTCCACAAAGTGGACATTCGCCATTCCAAAGCGGCAATAAGCTTTCCCTAAATTGTTCTTTTCCTCTACGCATTTTCGTTTTAATTTCCAATTCTGCTTCAGCAATCAAGCTGAGTAATGGGTCATGCTCAGTTTTTTTGACGACTTCCATTGATAATTCTAGCTGTTCTACTTCCAAAGTAAAAATATTTAACGAACTGATCAGTTCTAAAAACTTCATCGCCAGTTCTTCATTGCACGGATATAAATAGCCTGAATTTCCACTAGCATCTTCTTGAAATGCCGCGTATTTTACTGGCAACAAAGGCTCAATTTCCCGGAAAAACTCCTTGACCGATAACGGGTTTTCCAATTCGCGATAAACGGCCCGTGCGATAAATGCATCTTCAGTACCGTCCTGCTGCTCATCCGTATTTTTTGGTTTTGTCCCATTTCTGCAATCTTCTCGTACATGGCTGATTGCTACCAAAAATCCTTTTACATAATGAAATACGATATCGCCTTTCTTCAACTCCTGCATCCGGTACCAAGAATGCGGCACCATGCCTGACTTGTCGATCTGTGGCGTCCAAAGAACCCCGGCACTCTGTTCTCCCTGATAGGTCTCCCCTTGCATAACAATAAAACTATTCATGAATATCCTCCTAATGATGTTGATGCTCAAATCCATTCAATTCTATGTAGTAAAACAGATTATTCGAATCTAAACGCTTATCTCTAGTTTAACCCAAATCAAAAGCATTTGCCGGGTTAACGAAAAGCGAAAGCAGCCGTTTAGACCCGACAAGCGCTGGAAGCCTTACCGGTGATGGTGTTTTTTACCATCGCTGGTAAGGCTTAAGCGACTCGAGGGGCTGGCTGCTGAAGCCTAGACAACGAAAAGCGGAAGCAGCCGTTTAGATTCGACGGGCATAAGACGCGCCGGCGAAGCGTCGTTCTTCAGCCGCACAGCCGGCGTGGCTTATGACCCTAGAATCTGGCTGCTGGAGCCTGGACAACGAAAAGCGGAAGTGCCCGTGTAGCTCTTATGACCCAAAGAGCTGGGCGCTGAAGCCTGGACATTGAAAAGCGAAAGTGCCCGTTTAACACCGCAATAATCCATAACTCTATTCCCAATCCTAACCTTTTCTTTATATCTCTCCAATCGAAGCTGTCTTCCGAGGAGTGGTAGCTTTATACCATTGATAGCAAAGGATGACGATAATGGCCAGCTCGATAAAGTCGCCACCATAATACATGACCATGCCCCCCGCTTCCGCCTGTGCCCGTGGAACATTTGCAGGAGGATTGGCGTAAATAATTTTCGACAGGATTTTGTGTGCTGCCAAAGACAGAATAAGAACAATCGAACGAAACAGGTAGCTTAGGCGATGTGCTGTCACATCGATATAAATAATGGAAGCGGTAAACAGGTAGCCAGCTAAAAAGACATGGAGATGGACAATGGCATAAACAATCAATGACTGATGCATCCATCCGAACAAGTTGGATAGATACAGAATGTACAAGCCACCAGTATTGAGAACCAAAGCAACAGCCGGATTGCTCAATAGCATGAAGGGCCGACTTTTTAAAATGAACGACACGTTTCTCGCCACTCGGACAGGTAGCGACCTCAACAGTAAAGTCATGGGCATCGCTAGCAACAGCAATAAAGGTGCCAGCATACCGAGCAGCAAATGCGTCCACATATGACCAACAAAATGGGCCTGTGCAAAATCTGCTAAGGGCCCTGTAAAGGTAATGGCAATGGTAAAAATTCCAAAACTCCATAAAAAAATGCGGTACAGAGGCCACGCTTTATACCGCAGACTCGTCAATACAGCAGCCAGTGGATACAGCAGAAATGCCGTGAAAAGCAAAACGACAACCGCTGCCTCCAGACTTGCTATTCCTGGTTGCAAATTATGCTCCATTCGACATCCCCTATCCTTCGTTCCATTATCTCGGTCCATTTCACTCTGATTTAACTTTCTCTTTATCTACTCTACCCGAATTGGCTGCATGCTATGTACGAGCAGTCGATTTCAATAAGAAAAGACAGCCACTTTACTGAAAAAGCGGCTGTCTTGCTTTAGTTGGTTTTTCAAGCTTGCGCTTTGAGAACTTCCCTATCCTCTGTTGCAGCAAAAGCTGATACTTGATTTCTACCGCTCCGTTTGGATTGGTATAAAGCTTGGTCTGCTTCATCAATCAACTGATCAAGAGATTTATGGTAGGAATCCAGGCTGACCCCCATCGATACCGTCAGCTTACCTTCAGGCTGGAGCTCTTCGCCGTCAAAATGATGTTGTTCGATTCCAATACGCACTTTTTCAGCAATTGCCATTGCTTCAGAGTTGTCAGACGGATCGGTAATACAGAAGATGAATTCTTCACCACCGTACCGCGCCACATAATCTTTATTGCGCGTATTGTCTTGCATTAATTGACCAATCGACCGCAGCACAACATCTCCTTTTTGATGCCCGTGGTGATCATTATAAGATTTGAAGTAATCTACATCTAGCATGACGATGGATACTGGGACGTGTTGCGCGACCAAGGTCTGAACTTTGTTCCTAAAATAGCGCATATTGGGCAATTGCGTCAAAGGATCCTGATTCGAAAAAGACTCCAGTTCTTTCCGGAGGAGAATGTGATGATTTTCTCCATTGGCGATCAAGCCCATTGACAGAACAGCAATTCCTGCGAAAACAGCCATCGTAATAGTGATGAACAATGTGGCGGGTGTTGTAGTCAACATCCATACTGATTTCAAAAGTTCGAAAATCAACCAACCAACCATCATCCTTTTGACATCTAGTAAAGTAAAAAATTTGTTAGCTGTTTTTTTGTCCCGGAACAGACTGCCCAGAATGACCGGGAATATTATCGTCTGTAGAATCCCTTCAATTACAGTGGGTCCTCCAAAAGAAAAACGGTAGAAGGAAGGGAAAATCGCAGACAGGACCCCGACCTTCCATCCACCGACAAAGGAAATGAAATAAAGCGGAACTTCCCGCAGATCCAATCTCATGCCATTATAGAAAAACGGATTGTACATCACCGAAAAAGTCATAAAACTAACAAATAATACACTCAATGCCACTAACATTTTCGATTCAGTCAAATCAGGAAATAGCACTTCTTTTACCTTTAAAGCTAAATACAATAAAGCAATGATTAATGCCATATTCTCAAGAAAGAAAAAAAGTAATGAATTCATTGATGCATCTCCTAATAAAAGCTTTCCTTTAACAGTTTACATTTTTTACATCTCGAAATACAGATAAACTACAATATTAGCCAAATTTATGTATAGAATGCAACAGTAATTAGTTATTTCCAACGAGTATTTTCCTTTGAACAAAAAAAGCTCTCCACCAGCTATCTTTCCAGACTGGTTGAAGAGCTTTAATAGAGTTAAAACATTATAGCAGTTTCGACATGTACAACTCGTTGACATACTTGCTGTCTATCAGTAGCGAATCTCGCTTTAGCCCTTCCACTGCGAACCCCATTTTTTTATACAAAGCAATCGCGGATTGGTTATGCTCTAGTACAGTCAGTTCAATGCGATGAAGTTCCAAATCTTTTGCCCATTGTTCCAAGGCCAGAAACAGTTGTGTCCCTATTCCTTTACCCCGCTCTCCTTGCTGCACACCTATCGCTACATGAACGCAATGCTGTTTGCGTTTGACGCCTTCATTCATTGCAAACAAATAGCCTTTCAACTCAATCTTTTCATCTGCTACTAAAACGATCGATTTATGGTCCATGGAAAATAGCCGTTTCTGTAGCTGCTCGGACGTGGTTTTTCGCTCTCCCGGCTCAAACAGCATAAAACCTGATTTTTCCACACGCTTCATTAAATCTGCTAATTGCTGGGCATCGGCTGGAACCGCTTGTCTAATCTTCATGATTTTCCTCCTGGCATTTATTGTATTTTATTCATCCTATTTTTTGGACAATTTCCCGCTTAGTCAATTGATCGTTCTTAGCTTTGCTAACAAACAATCCCGTGTAGACCAGCAGCGTACCAATCATCAACAACACGCCCATATAGACGGACATCATAGTCGGAATCAGAAAGGCACCCAAGATAATGGTTGAACGAGCCAGCAAATCTGCTCCGCTAAAAGAAAAATTTGAGAAAGCAGAATAAGAGCCCCGCTTGTCTTCCGGAATCATATTCGCCATTTCTGCATTGCGGACCGGTGAATAAATCAATTCGCCGATGGTGCCGATCAAGTTGAACAAGATCAATAAGTACCAGCTGTTCGCAGAGGTAATGGTAATATAGCCGACGCTGTAAAGCAATAGCCCGGTCAACAGGACGTGCTGTTTGGAAAAACGGTCCGTAAATTTATTGATCATGAAAGTCAAGCAGACGACTAGCAGCATGTTTTGGATATTCAACAAACTCAACATGTGAACTCCTGCGACGTTAAAATCTGCGATGGCGAACGTCTCAAAACTTTCAGCAAGCCGGACGCCGATATAGCTGTTTAATGAAAACTCAGCCGAAAAGATGAACATGGAGCCGATCACCACTTTAACAAAAGGGCGATCTTGAAATGCGACTTTGTAATTTTGCAGCAAATCGATCAGGACATTGTTATGCTGTTTTTTCAAACTCTGGACGCGTTCGTCTGTCAGCCAAATCTGGTAGGCAATCGGCAGGCTGGCAGATGTCACAGTCAAGAGAACGAACAGTTCGATCTGATGATTGAGATACAGTAAGCCGCCCAGTGCAGCGCCGATCGCCATTGACAGATTGACCATCCAGTAATCGATGGCATAAATTGCTTTGCGGTTTTCAGGAGTCGTTGAATCGATAATAATAGCATGCATCGCCGGCCTGCCTAAGCTACTGGTAATGATAAAAATTACATACGCTAGTGCAAACAAGCCGATCCATTTGTCACTCGGCAACAGAC
This window harbors:
- a CDS encoding MDR family MFS transporter — encoded protein: MKWTDYPQNIKVRLITSFFNRAVTSAVMPFMALFFAQEMSKVWAGSFLIITVFIGFFVNLIGGYISDRFSRKKVLVLTSSLSAVMFLLMALSLLPSDKWIGLFALAYVIFIITSSLGRPAMHAIIIDSTTPENRKAIYAIDYWMVNLSMAIGAALGGLLYLNHQIELFVLLTVTSASLPIAYQIWLTDERVQSLKKQHNNVLIDLLQNYKVAFQDRPFVKVVIGSMFIFSAEFSLNSYIGVRLAESFETFAIADFNVAGVHMLSLLNIQNMLLVVCLTFMINKFTDRFSKQHVLLTGLLLYSVGYITITSANSWYLLILFNLIGTIGELIYSPVRNAEMANMIPEDKRGSYSAFSNFSFSGADLLARSTIILGAFLIPTMMSVYMGVLLMIGTLLVYTGLFVSKAKNDQLTKREIVQKIG
- a CDS encoding GGDEF domain-containing protein encodes the protein MNSLLFFFLENMALIIALLYLALKVKEVLFPDLTESKMLVALSVLFVSFMTFSVMYNPFFYNGMRLDLREVPLYFISFVGGWKVGVLSAIFPSFYRFSFGGPTVIEGILQTIIFPVILGSLFRDKKTANKFFTLLDVKRMMVGWLIFELLKSVWMLTTTPATLFITITMAVFAGIAVLSMGLIANGENHHILLRKELESFSNQDPLTQLPNMRYFRNKVQTLVAQHVPVSIVMLDVDYFKSYNDHHGHQKGDVVLRSIGQLMQDNTRNKDYVARYGGEEFIFCITDPSDNSEAMAIAEKVRIGIEQHHFDGEELQPEGKLTVSMGVSLDSYHKSLDQLIDEADQALYQSKRSGRNQVSAFAATEDREVLKAQA
- a CDS encoding cytochrome c oxidase assembly protein, whose product is MEHNLQPGIASLEAAVVVLLFTAFLLYPLAAVLTSLRYKAWPLYRIFLWSFGIFTIAITFTGPLADFAQAHFVGHMWTHLLLGMLAPLLLLLAMPMTLLLRSLPVRVARNVSFILKSRPFMLLSNPAVALVLNTGGLYILYLSNLFGWMHQSLIVYAIVHLHVFLAGYLFTASIIYIDVTAHRLSYLFRSIVLILSLAAHKILSKIIYANPPANVPRAQAEAGGMVMYYGGDFIELAIIVILCYQWYKATTPRKTASIGEI
- a CDS encoding HNH endonuclease, translating into MNSFIVMQGETYQGEQSAGVLWTPQIDKSGMVPHSWYRMQELKKGDIVFHYVKGFLVAISHVREDCRNGTKPKNTDEQQDGTEDAFIARAVYRELENPLSVKEFFREIEPLLPVKYAAFQEDASGNSGYLYPCNEELAMKFLELISSLNIFTLEVEQLELSMEVVKKTEHDPLLSLIAEAELEIKTKMRRGKEQFRESLLPLWNGECPLCGIAIVDVLKATHAKPWKDSSAEDRLDPFNGVLLCANHSALYSAGFIAFTGGGRLHVSSQIPEEDYSIYRLKKGVKIPVSPEHAPYLRWHKRIVFAEPRKVKLLTNQE
- a CDS encoding GNAT family N-acetyltransferase, producing the protein MKIRQAVPADAQQLADLMKRVEKSGFMLFEPGERKTTSEQLQKRLFSMDHKSIVLVADEKIELKGYLFAMNEGVKRKQHCVHVAIGVQQGERGKGIGTQLFLALEQWAKDLELHRIELTVLEHNQSAIALYKKMGFAVEGLKRDSLLIDSKYVNELYMSKLL